One genomic window of Sodaliphilus pleomorphus includes the following:
- a CDS encoding DUF4876 domain-containing protein has protein sequence MKKMIYLLSMCMMLALTACNDDGNEPASNSNITPQFEITLPSSLDSLGGKITNPSIEVKNVSTGRTSTFGSESSVSLPTGLYDITYKADVAVPDDTAMRHIVAFKQSVELTASNRTVKLTAYETVDNNDFIISEVFFTGTLQTSGNQYYGDDYIKIYNNTDHVLYADGLTLLESEFTTTIKYNYTPDIMDSAMTVQAIYTIPGNGHDHPVQPGGELLIVDTGIDHRVVNPNSFDLSKADFEWYDESSSPSHLDIDGPTVPNLDKWYCYTRSFWMLHNRGFKAWAIARIPVDKETYLKDYRYTYNYDIVVAAGTFPMSQTQYYVPNSWIVDAVNCSVASDYKWNVTAASLDRGWSYCGTIDRDKTRYFHSVRRKMLYLKDGHPVLKDTNNSTEDFNPYCIASEIERQHTSIDMNGTKSSTETWDGVTAK, from the coding sequence ATGAAAAAAATGATCTACCTGCTGTCGATGTGCATGATGCTGGCACTCACCGCCTGCAACGACGACGGCAACGAACCCGCGAGCAACAGCAACATCACTCCACAGTTTGAAATCACACTGCCCAGCAGTCTCGACAGCCTGGGCGGAAAAATCACCAATCCATCCATCGAGGTCAAAAACGTGTCGACCGGTCGCACTTCCACCTTCGGCAGCGAGAGCAGTGTGAGCCTGCCCACAGGACTCTACGACATTACCTACAAGGCCGACGTGGCAGTGCCGGACGACACTGCCATGCGCCACATTGTGGCCTTCAAGCAGTCGGTCGAGCTCACGGCCAGCAACCGCACAGTGAAACTCACAGCCTATGAGACCGTCGACAACAACGACTTCATCATCTCGGAGGTATTCTTCACAGGCACTCTACAGACCTCGGGCAACCAGTACTACGGCGACGACTACATCAAGATTTACAACAATACCGACCACGTGCTCTATGCCGACGGCTTGACTCTGCTCGAGTCGGAGTTCACCACCACGATCAAGTACAACTACACCCCCGATATCATGGACAGCGCCATGACCGTGCAGGCCATATACACAATACCCGGCAACGGTCACGACCACCCCGTGCAACCTGGAGGCGAGTTGCTCATCGTCGACACCGGCATCGACCACCGCGTGGTCAATCCCAACTCATTCGACCTGAGCAAGGCCGACTTTGAGTGGTACGACGAGTCGAGCTCGCCCTCACACCTCGACATCGACGGCCCCACCGTGCCCAACCTCGACAAGTGGTACTGCTACACCCGTTCGTTCTGGATGCTGCACAACCGGGGCTTCAAGGCCTGGGCCATTGCCCGCATTCCCGTCGACAAAGAGACCTACCTGAAAGACTACCGCTACACCTACAACTACGACATCGTGGTGGCAGCTGGCACCTTCCCCATGTCGCAAACTCAGTACTACGTGCCCAACAGCTGGATTGTAGATGCAGTGAACTGCAGCGTGGCAAGCGACTACAAGTGGAACGTGACTGCTGCCAGCCTCGATCGCGGCTGGAGCTATTGCGGCACCATCGACCGCGACAAGACTCGCTATTTCCACAGCGTGCGACGCAAGATGCTCTACTTGAAAGACGGCCACCCCGTGCTCAAAGACACCAACAACTCGACCGAGGACTTCAACCCCTACTGCATAGCCAGCGAAATCGAGCGTCAGCACACGTCAATCGACATGAACGGGACCAAAAGCTCGACCGAAACCTGGGACGGCGTGACCGCAAAATAA
- a CDS encoding hemerythrin domain-containing protein codes for MDNLLFGKQHRLADMITACPGLLLTFQRLNIPLGFGDKTVAEVCAKHGVDPDFFLLICNVQAHDDYVPALETVAGTDMSGLVPYLKACHRYYTCKRLPHIANHIDRIAQQLPTTRVRKAFEAFFKAYLIEIELHFTDEEQNVYPCILALQQGQRGKGRINDFIALHGNLQDKLDDLTQIIFKYLPASVTGDDPIDAVLDILQLSQDLKKHNLIEEKIMIPYVKWIEKKVK; via the coding sequence ATGGACAACCTACTCTTTGGCAAGCAACACCGCCTTGCCGACATGATCACAGCCTGCCCAGGGCTGCTGCTCACGTTTCAGCGCCTGAACATACCTCTGGGCTTCGGCGACAAAACGGTGGCCGAGGTGTGTGCCAAGCACGGCGTCGACCCCGACTTTTTCCTGCTAATATGTAATGTGCAGGCCCACGACGACTATGTGCCCGCACTCGAGACCGTGGCCGGCACCGACATGAGCGGCCTCGTGCCCTACCTCAAGGCCTGCCACCGCTACTACACGTGCAAGCGACTGCCCCACATTGCCAACCACATCGACCGCATTGCCCAGCAACTGCCCACCACAAGGGTGCGCAAGGCCTTTGAAGCCTTCTTCAAGGCCTATCTCATCGAGATAGAACTGCACTTCACCGACGAGGAACAGAACGTGTATCCCTGCATCCTGGCCTTGCAGCAAGGACAGCGCGGCAAGGGGCGCATCAACGACTTCATCGCGTTGCACGGCAACCTGCAGGACAAGCTCGACGACCTGACGCAGATCATCTTCAAGTATCTGCCGGCAAGTGTCACCGGCGACGACCCTATCGATGCAGTGCTCGACATCCTCCAACTCTCGCAAGACTTGAAAAAGCACAACCTGATAGAGGAGAAAATCATGATTCCCTATGTAAAATGGATTGAAAAGAAGGTGAAATGA
- a CDS encoding M16 family metallopeptidase: MKKALLAILVLALGSLVTSAQSIVKESPLGAYGAMHWTLSNGINVYVKASKLQPGWLTIAGTSPGGYSHNYTPAQASSLKQLNTVMAVSGAGGMTAVELGKMLRADSARMRTYVERDEEGFAGSCKRTGLEIALKVLQLKALHPQIDTAAVNKYVAVNKKANAKHGDPKFAFADSIFANVFGHHPVGSEKVSNYDLDHIDLNFILQVYQDRFADLSDMSVFVVGDFDPDSLKTLVVKYIATLPGKGRVEKPVDIGYRLFDSSKTLRFTAKMAEPQDKVYFFWTTQVDYTLKNYLTAQVAGRILSDMWLDDLRGKHGWTKHIDSHCSVVDTDGGPAIYFPFNATVTAGKGEAARQLVLDDLERVARGNVTAAQLKAQQDYYSRVHKENMGTNGYWMQMLQNYVLNDGLDFDGPYQSTLESITRADVAAFVARLLNKGRQLNLMMTPAQD; the protein is encoded by the coding sequence ATGAAAAAAGCACTTTTAGCAATACTTGTACTTGCATTGGGCAGTCTCGTGACGAGCGCTCAAAGCATCGTGAAAGAGTCACCTCTGGGCGCCTACGGGGCCATGCACTGGACGCTGAGCAACGGCATCAACGTCTATGTCAAAGCCTCCAAGCTGCAACCTGGCTGGCTCACCATAGCAGGCACGTCGCCTGGCGGATACTCGCACAATTACACTCCCGCCCAAGCCTCGTCGCTCAAGCAACTCAACACAGTGATGGCCGTGTCGGGGGCCGGCGGCATGACAGCCGTCGAGCTGGGCAAGATGCTCAGGGCCGACAGCGCACGCATGCGCACCTATGTGGAGCGCGACGAGGAGGGCTTCGCCGGCAGCTGCAAGCGCACGGGGCTGGAAATAGCTCTCAAGGTCTTGCAGCTCAAGGCACTCCACCCCCAAATCGACACTGCTGCCGTCAACAAGTATGTGGCCGTCAACAAGAAGGCCAATGCCAAACACGGCGACCCAAAGTTTGCCTTTGCCGATTCCATCTTTGCCAACGTCTTTGGCCACCACCCCGTGGGCTCTGAGAAAGTTTCCAACTATGATCTCGACCACATCGACCTCAACTTCATCCTGCAAGTGTATCAAGACCGATTTGCCGACTTGAGCGACATGAGCGTCTTCGTCGTGGGCGATTTCGACCCCGATTCGCTCAAGACGCTTGTGGTAAAATACATCGCCACCTTGCCCGGCAAGGGCCGTGTCGAGAAGCCGGTCGACATAGGATACCGCCTGTTCGACAGCAGCAAGACCCTGCGTTTCACCGCCAAGATGGCCGAGCCGCAAGACAAGGTGTACTTCTTCTGGACCACCCAGGTAGATTACACGCTCAAGAACTACCTCACTGCCCAAGTTGCCGGCCGCATCCTGAGCGACATGTGGCTCGACGACCTGCGCGGCAAGCACGGCTGGACCAAGCACATCGACTCGCACTGCAGCGTGGTCGACACCGACGGCGGCCCCGCCATCTACTTCCCCTTCAATGCCACCGTCACCGCCGGCAAGGGAGAGGCAGCCCGCCAGCTTGTGCTCGACGACCTTGAGCGCGTGGCCCGAGGCAACGTCACCGCAGCACAGCTCAAGGCCCAGCAGGACTACTACAGCCGCGTGCACAAGGAGAACATGGGTACCAACGGCTACTGGATGCAAATGCTGCAAAACTATGTGCTCAACGACGGTCTCGACTTCGACGGTCCCTATCAGAGCACCCTCGAGAGCATCACTCGTGCCGACGTCGCCGCTTTTGTGGCACGTCTGCTCAACAAGGGGCGCCAGCTCAACCTCATGATGACTCCCGCTCAAGACTGA
- a CDS encoding response regulator transcription factor, translated as MKTRILIAEPSQVIVEGLKAILGKPTRFSLLSPVPNLDDIESHITALKPDIVIANPTLAHDAGAMLQSQGVKTAALLYQYVEPWRLNTFDLVLDIRQSAGTIVEHLVQLAERNLEQDGPRKITNYDLTKRETAVLIEVARGLTNKEIAEKMNVSVHTVISHRKNIMHKTGIKSVAGLTVYAMLNNLIEE; from the coding sequence ATGAAAACCAGGATTCTCATAGCCGAGCCATCGCAGGTCATCGTCGAGGGCCTGAAGGCCATACTGGGGAAACCCACACGGTTCTCGCTGCTCTCGCCTGTGCCCAACCTCGACGACATCGAGAGCCACATCACCGCCCTCAAGCCCGACATCGTGATCGCCAACCCCACCCTGGCGCACGATGCAGGCGCAATGCTGCAATCGCAGGGCGTGAAAACGGCAGCCCTGCTCTACCAGTATGTAGAGCCCTGGCGACTCAACACCTTCGACCTGGTGCTCGACATACGCCAGAGTGCCGGCACCATCGTCGAGCACCTCGTGCAACTGGCCGAGCGCAACCTTGAGCAAGACGGGCCGCGCAAGATCACCAACTACGACCTCACCAAGCGCGAGACCGCTGTGCTTATCGAGGTGGCACGCGGGCTGACCAACAAGGAAATAGCCGAGAAGATGAACGTGTCGGTGCACACGGTGATTTCACACCGCAAAAACATCATGCACAAGACCGGCATCAAGTCGGTGGCCGGCCTCACCGTCTATGCCATGCTCAACAATCTCATCGAGGAGTGA
- a CDS encoding TonB-dependent receptor — MVKNHVNFKILLLAVCLLGALQAAAQVKISGKVVDEDGKPVEFARVSITGTAIGTTTDPKGLYELSAPTRDSVMVQFDCLGYSTVKRLLIKPTGSVTINPKLYKKAMELGEVKVTEFKKQTNTMSDIDINNLKLTPDINGGSVEGVLATQAGVSQKNEMSSQYMVRGGAYDENSVYINGIEVYRPQLVTNGQQEGLSIINPDMVRAVRFSTGGYNAEYADKMSSVLDITYKEPEAFEGSLQGSLQGGSLALGTHTGKFSMLHGVRYKRNSSMLGSLESKGEYDPQYFDYQTLITLSPSSKFKVQVLGNIALNNYRFTPKDRETSFGTSTNVKSFKVYFDGQEKDKFQTYFGALTATYKFGKSADLTLLASGYQTNELVAYDIHGEYWLNEAGDGNTGGELGVGKYHEHARNRLKINVYNFGLKGNLGLGHNNFTYGFNYRKDDIYDRSREWQWRDSAGYSLPHLPHEVNVIYSQRSTNDLNTSRFSAFVQDTWKLYMGAGVLSVNVGARLSHWDFNKETLVSPRMSLGYVPAGNSRLSLRLAGGIYYQQPFYKEYRQQQVDSLGNYYVALNNKIKSPRSVHVILGGDYTFRAMDRPFKFTTELYYKHLSRIISYEVDNLKLNYTGYNGGNGYIAGIDMKLFGQFVEGTDSWISFSLMKTQEDINGVKVPLPTDQRYSVALFFTDYFPNLPRLKFSLKGVLSDGLPTVAPNKTRANSWFRQPAYKRVDAGLSFALVDKEHRPATGLLSNFKSVWIGLDVFNLLDISNVSSYYWVTDVNNIQYAVPNYLTRRQLNVRLSMTF; from the coding sequence ATGGTTAAAAATCACGTCAATTTCAAGATATTGCTACTTGCCGTGTGCCTGCTGGGTGCGTTGCAGGCGGCGGCACAGGTGAAGATAAGCGGCAAGGTGGTAGACGAGGACGGGAAGCCCGTGGAGTTTGCCCGCGTGAGCATCACGGGCACCGCGATAGGGACAACTACCGATCCCAAGGGCCTCTACGAGCTCTCGGCTCCCACGCGCGACTCGGTGATGGTGCAATTTGACTGTTTGGGCTACAGCACGGTCAAGCGCTTGCTCATAAAACCCACCGGCAGTGTCACCATCAACCCCAAGCTCTACAAGAAAGCCATGGAGCTGGGCGAGGTGAAGGTGACCGAGTTCAAGAAGCAGACCAACACGATGAGCGATATCGACATCAACAACCTCAAGCTCACGCCCGACATCAACGGCGGCAGCGTGGAGGGCGTGCTGGCCACGCAGGCCGGCGTGTCGCAGAAGAACGAGATGTCGTCGCAATACATGGTGCGTGGCGGCGCCTACGACGAGAACAGCGTCTACATCAACGGCATCGAGGTCTATCGCCCGCAACTGGTGACCAACGGGCAGCAAGAGGGATTGAGCATCATCAACCCCGACATGGTGCGTGCCGTGCGCTTCTCGACTGGCGGCTACAATGCCGAGTATGCCGACAAGATGTCGTCGGTGCTCGACATCACCTACAAGGAGCCCGAGGCCTTCGAGGGCAGCCTGCAAGGCAGCCTGCAAGGCGGAAGCCTGGCGCTGGGCACCCACACGGGCAAGTTCTCGATGCTGCACGGCGTGCGCTACAAGCGCAACTCGTCGATGCTGGGCTCGCTCGAGAGCAAGGGCGAGTATGACCCGCAGTACTTCGACTACCAGACACTCATAACCCTGTCGCCCAGCAGCAAGTTCAAGGTGCAGGTGCTGGGCAACATTGCGCTCAACAACTACCGCTTCACGCCCAAGGACCGCGAGACGAGCTTCGGCACGTCGACCAACGTGAAGTCGTTCAAGGTATACTTCGACGGCCAGGAGAAGGACAAATTCCAGACCTACTTTGGCGCGCTCACAGCCACCTACAAGTTTGGCAAGAGTGCCGACCTCACACTGCTGGCCTCGGGCTACCAGACCAACGAGCTTGTGGCCTATGACATACACGGCGAGTACTGGCTCAACGAGGCTGGCGACGGCAACACCGGCGGTGAGCTGGGCGTGGGCAAGTACCACGAGCATGCCCGCAACAGGCTCAAGATCAACGTCTACAACTTCGGCCTCAAGGGCAACCTGGGCCTTGGACACAACAATTTCACCTACGGTTTCAACTATCGCAAAGACGACATCTACGACCGCTCGCGCGAGTGGCAGTGGCGCGACTCGGCCGGCTACTCGCTGCCGCACCTGCCCCACGAGGTGAACGTGATATACAGCCAGCGCAGCACCAACGACTTGAACACGTCGCGCTTCTCGGCCTTTGTACAAGACACGTGGAAGCTCTACATGGGCGCCGGGGTGCTCTCGGTGAACGTGGGCGCCCGCCTCTCGCACTGGGACTTCAACAAGGAGACCCTCGTCTCGCCACGCATGAGCCTGGGCTATGTGCCCGCGGGCAACTCGCGCCTGTCGTTGCGGCTGGCCGGCGGCATCTACTACCAGCAACCCTTCTACAAGGAGTACCGCCAGCAGCAAGTCGACTCGCTGGGCAACTACTATGTCGCGCTCAACAACAAGATCAAGTCGCCACGCAGCGTGCACGTGATACTGGGCGGCGACTACACCTTCAGGGCCATGGACCGCCCCTTCAAGTTCACCACCGAACTCTACTACAAGCACTTGAGCCGCATCATCTCCTACGAGGTCGACAACTTGAAGCTCAACTACACGGGCTACAACGGCGGCAACGGCTACATCGCCGGCATCGACATGAAACTCTTCGGCCAGTTTGTGGAAGGCACCGACTCGTGGATTAGCTTCTCGCTCATGAAGACGCAGGAAGACATCAACGGCGTGAAGGTGCCCCTGCCCACCGACCAGCGCTACAGCGTAGCACTGTTTTTCACCGATTATTTTCCCAACCTGCCGCGGCTCAAGTTCAGCCTCAAGGGCGTGCTGAGCGACGGCCTACCCACCGTGGCGCCCAACAAGACGCGAGCCAACAGCTGGTTTCGTCAGCCAGCCTACAAGCGTGTCGATGCGGGCCTGAGCTTTGCCCTGGTCGACAAGGAGCACCGACCGGCCACCGGCCTGCTGAGCAACTTCAAGAGCGTGTGGATAGGACTCGACGTGTTCAACCTGCTCGACATCTCCAACGTGAGCAGCTACTACTGGGTGACCGACGTCAACAACATCCAGTATGCCGTGCCCAATTACCTCACTCGCCGCCAGCTCAACGTGCGCCTCTCGATGACCTTCTGA
- a CDS encoding DUF4251 domain-containing protein, translating to MYTTTKKEEMMVKKIVLAFSLMMAGATWCSAQTATAPHSTNQQQSGTIEKRDTVQLVAVDKIKDKNTRKQVKAQLGTMRFQKAARAMREGYFVLMASSVRHSPSGAIDASADEQANFVLVQGHSGVFQTAGRGINPGLNNMGGFTFKGRVGKPTFSSNKKGDLFMNFTLVGSDVNCDVYITLFHGSGDAEATVTPAMGRGSFTLRGKLLPYKQPKPTSPR from the coding sequence TTGTACACAACAACCAAAAAGGAGGAAATGATGGTGAAAAAGATTGTTTTGGCATTCTCTCTCATGATGGCCGGAGCCACATGGTGCAGCGCCCAAACTGCAACCGCGCCCCACAGCACCAACCAGCAGCAGTCGGGCACAATCGAGAAGCGCGACACTGTGCAACTGGTGGCAGTCGACAAAATCAAAGACAAGAACACGCGCAAGCAGGTGAAAGCCCAGCTGGGCACCATGCGCTTCCAGAAGGCAGCCCGCGCCATGCGCGAGGGCTACTTTGTGCTCATGGCCAGCAGCGTGCGGCACAGTCCCAGCGGCGCCATCGACGCCAGTGCCGACGAGCAGGCCAATTTTGTGCTCGTGCAAGGCCACTCAGGCGTGTTTCAAACTGCCGGTCGCGGCATCAACCCCGGGCTCAACAACATGGGCGGCTTCACCTTCAAGGGCCGTGTGGGCAAGCCCACGTTCAGCTCCAACAAGAAGGGCGACCTCTTCATGAACTTCACCCTGGTGGGCAGCGACGTGAACTGCGACGTGTATATCACACTCTTCCATGGCAGCGGCGATGCCGAAGCCACAGTCACCCCGGCCATGGGACGCGGCAGCTTCACACTGCGTGGCAAGCTGCTCCCCTACAAGCAGCCCAAGCCCACATCTCCCCGTTGA
- a CDS encoding DUF6850 family outer membrane beta-barrel protein, producing the protein MRATIMSTMLALAAWSPVAAETAAAPDSASTATVMQRIELASLEPAQGLLTLAWHNPAINQYRRSFSMSEVGLSFTSRHESTALHPQQGDGEHIAAFDATTYIKHKSQTLWGRAYYNNGRIDGIEWNETSDIDIVYPYLLADSAGGKKMNVDRYSFGGGYASRKGRLSWGASIGYTAGLYYRNVDPRPRNVTARLSALAGLGYRLAGDYVGAVSLGYMKYRQSNDIAFYSELGNEKIFHVTGLVNDYNRFAGSGYSTYYNGRQWSTSLSLHPAGNHGFSATVAAAQLGIDNVLADLNKLPMAHTDHKTVAAEAGWLAAGWGLKAHVSATRRKGTENVFGDPAGSVYLQIGSLDRYLDQTLALGLAGLWEKRWGNYALMLRPSVDYSHRLTRYNDPESHTRYNDLAGTLRLTGGATIGATFSTLTLGTRLVSPVESQLHLATATSQLQGLQRMVEAEHAWLSKTRRHLEIDWATSVKLSSRYALRARLCWEHGTYAASITSNQFFASTTLIF; encoded by the coding sequence ATGAGAGCGACAATCATGAGCACGATGCTTGCCCTTGCGGCATGGAGCCCGGTGGCTGCCGAGACTGCCGCCGCCCCCGACAGCGCAAGCACTGCCACCGTGATGCAGCGCATCGAGCTTGCCAGCCTTGAGCCAGCCCAAGGCCTGCTCACACTGGCGTGGCACAACCCAGCCATCAACCAGTATCGCCGCAGCTTCTCGATGAGCGAGGTGGGCCTGTCGTTCACATCGCGCCACGAGAGCACCGCGCTGCACCCCCAGCAGGGCGACGGCGAGCACATCGCGGCCTTTGATGCCACAACCTACATCAAGCACAAGAGCCAGACCCTGTGGGGCCGGGCCTACTACAACAACGGTCGCATCGATGGCATCGAGTGGAACGAGACGAGCGACATCGACATCGTGTATCCCTACTTGCTGGCCGACAGCGCAGGGGGCAAGAAGATGAATGTGGATCGCTACAGCTTCGGGGGCGGATATGCCTCCCGCAAGGGCCGGCTATCGTGGGGTGCCTCGATAGGCTACACAGCTGGCCTGTACTATCGCAACGTGGATCCCCGGCCACGCAACGTCACAGCACGCTTGAGCGCACTTGCCGGCCTGGGCTACCGCCTTGCAGGCGACTATGTGGGAGCCGTGAGCCTGGGCTACATGAAGTATAGACAATCCAACGACATCGCCTTCTACAGCGAGCTGGGCAATGAGAAGATATTTCATGTCACGGGCCTGGTCAACGACTACAACCGCTTTGCCGGCAGCGGCTACAGCACTTATTACAACGGTCGCCAGTGGAGCACCTCGCTCAGTCTCCACCCAGCAGGCAACCATGGGTTCTCGGCCACCGTGGCAGCTGCGCAACTTGGCATCGACAACGTGCTGGCCGACCTCAACAAGCTGCCCATGGCCCACACCGACCACAAGACTGTGGCGGCCGAGGCGGGTTGGCTGGCCGCTGGATGGGGGCTGAAAGCCCACGTGAGCGCCACACGCCGCAAGGGCACCGAGAATGTGTTTGGCGACCCTGCCGGATCGGTGTATCTCCAGATAGGCAGTCTCGACAGGTATCTCGACCAAACACTGGCGCTGGGCCTCGCGGGGCTTTGGGAAAAGCGTTGGGGCAACTACGCGCTCATGCTGCGCCCCAGTGTTGACTACAGTCATCGCCTCACACGCTACAACGACCCCGAAAGCCACACACGCTACAACGACCTTGCAGGCACATTGCGGCTCACAGGCGGTGCCACGATAGGGGCCACCTTCAGCACGCTCACCCTGGGCACACGGCTCGTGTCGCCTGTCGAGAGCCAGCTGCACCTGGCCACAGCCACAAGCCAGCTGCAAGGCTTGCAACGCATGGTCGAGGCCGAGCACGCCTGGCTGAGCAAGACCCGGCGCCACCTCGAGATAGACTGGGCCACGAGCGTGAAGCTCTCGAGCCGCTATGCACTGAGGGCCAGGCTGTGCTGGGAGCACGGCACCTATGCCGCAAGCATCACTTCCAATCAATTCTTCGCATCAACAACACTTATATTTTAA
- a CDS encoding FeoB-associated Cys-rich membrane protein has translation MTIADIVIIAVIAVAVIVSARRFVKQGHGDCGCGCGSHCQSRKNRAKHDKPCCTPQQAHQAPESK, from the coding sequence ATGACGATTGCCGACATTGTTATTATCGCCGTCATTGCAGTGGCCGTGATTGTATCGGCACGACGATTTGTGAAACAGGGGCATGGCGATTGCGGCTGCGGCTGCGGCAGCCATTGCCAGAGCCGCAAGAACAGGGCCAAGCACGACAAGCCTTGCTGCACACCGCAGCAAGCCCACCAGGCCCCTGAGAGTAAATGA